The Armatimonadota bacterium genome segment GTGGAGTTCTACACGGAGAAGAAGATCGTGGTGGAGCGGTGGTAGTTCCCCGTTGACGGCACCCGAGGATGAAACCGGCGCCGTTTCGGTACGTACGGCCGCAGACCCGCATGGAGGCCATGGAGGCGCTTGCCCGCTACGGGGAGGACGCCAAGGTGCTGGCGGGGGGGCAGAGTTTGGTGCCTCTGATGAATCTGCGGCTCGCCCGCCCCAAGGTGTTGGTGGACATCAACCGCGTCGCGGAGCTGGGAACCCTGGAGCGGCGGGATGGAGTGCTGATCCTGGGAGCCCTCGTCCGGCACCGGCAGGTGGAGCGGGATGTGAGGGTAACGGAAGCCTGTCCCATCCTGAGTCGGGCCGCAGCCCACATCGGGTTTCCCGCCGTCCGGAACCGCGGGACCGTGGGAGGAAGTCTCGCCCATGCGGATCCCGCGGCAGAACTCGGTTGCGTGCTTCTCGCCACGGGGGCCGTGGTGGTGCTGGAGTCCACAGACGGCCGACGGGAAGTGCCGATCGAAGATCTGTTCGTGGGTCCCTACACCACCTGCATCCGCCCTGAGGAACTCCTGGTGGAGGTCCGGGTACCCGTGTTCGGAGAGACCACCCGCTGGGGATTTGCGGAGTTCACCCGCCACGAGGGTGGGTTCGCCCTAGCCCTGGCCGCCTGCGTACTCCACCTGGACGGGCAGGGCAGGGTGGCTGCTGCCCGGGTGGCGGTGGGCGGTGCAGGACCCGTTCCGGTAAGGCTTCGCGAGGCCGAGCAGGTCCTACAGGGCGCTCCCCTCTCGGAGGAGCGGGTGGCCGAGGCTGCCTCCTTCGCCTGCGCCGTGGAGGGCTACGACGACGTCCACGCGCCCGCCTGGTACCGCCAGCGGCTGGCAGGCTGGCTCGTACGCCGGGTGCTTCAACAGGCCGTGGGAGAGGAGATGTAATGGACCGTATCTCCATCGCCCTGTCGGTCAACGGCAAGCCCTACCAGTTGGCGGTAGAGCCGCGCCGCCTGTTGGCGGACGTCCTGCGCCGCGATCTGGGGTTCACGGGCGTGCATCTGGGGTGCGAGCACGGGGTGTGCGGCGCGTGCACCGTGCTCCTGGATGGGGAGGTGGTGCGTTCCTGCCTGATGTTCGCGGTGCAGGCGGACGGATATGAGATCCTTACGGTGGAGGGGCTGAACACCTCCGGGGAACTTCACCCCGTCCAGCGGGCGTTCATCGAGGAGTTCGGGTTCCAGTGTGGGTTCTGCACGCCCGGCATGATCCTCTCCGCATACCGCCTGCTGCAGGAGCATCCGAATCCCTCGGAGTACGAGATCCGTCGTGCTCTTGCGGGCAACCTGTGCCGCTGCACGGGATACGTGGATATTGTGCGGTCCGTTCAGCGCGCTGCTGTGCTCCTCACGCAGAGGGAGGCATACCGTGCTCCCTAGCGGCCGGTACGTGGGCCAGCGCGTCCCCCGTTGGGAGGACCGTCGGTTCGTGGAGGGCCGGGGACGGTACCTGGATGACCTCAGTCTTCCGGATCAGGTAGAGGTCGCTTTCGCCCGCAGTCCTTACGCCCATGCGCGCATTCGGCGCATCGACCTACAGGCCGCCCGGAGCCATCCGGAGGCGATCGGGGTGTATGCGTGGGAGGATCTGCGGGACCTCCTGCGTCCCTACTGGACCATGCCGCGGGGTCCTATCCGGCAGGCGCGCGTCACACCCCTGGCTAGCGAAAAAGTGCGGTGGGTCGGAGAACCGGTGGCCGTGGTGGTGGCGCGGGATCGGTATGTGGCGGAGGACCTGTGTGAGCTCGTGACGGTGGAGTACGAGCCGCTTGCCCCGGTGGTAGACGCGCTGGAGGCGATGAAGCCCGACAGCCCCCGGCTGTACGAGGAGTGGCCGGACAACGTGGTCTCCCACCAGACCTTCCAGGCGGGGAATCCCGAAGCAGAGCTCAGGGGCTGTGCCGTAGTGGTCCGGAAGCGCTTCCGCAGCAATCGGGTCACCGCGGTGCCCCTGGAGGGCCGGGGAGTTCTGGCTCGCTGGGACCCGCGGGAGGAAACCCTCACGGTGTGGATGGGGCACCAGGATGTGCACCTCGCCCGGGCAGTGCTCTCCGAGATCCTGGGCTTGCCCCTGAGCCGGATCCGCGTGGTCAGCCCGGACGTGGGGGGAGCCTTCGGAATCAAGTTGCCCATCTATCCGGAGGAGATGGTGGTGTGCGCCCTCTCAAGGCTTTTGGGGCGGCCCGTGAAGTGGGTGCAGGATCGACGGGAGAGCCTGCTGGGCGACACGCACGCGCGGGAAGCCGTGGTGGATGTGGAGGCGGGCTTCGACGCCGCGGGGAAGCTCCGGGCCATGCGGATCCACGTGATCAGCGATGCGGGCGCCTACGCGGTGGCGGGGCGGGGTCCCATCATCGAGGGCAGCATGCTGGCCCGGGAGCTCCCGGGACCGTACGATCTGCGCCACTACGCCTACACCCTGGACGTGGTGATGACCAATAAGGCACCCGTGGCCGTGTACCGGGGCGTGGCCATCCCCGTGAGTACCTTTGTCATGGAACGGGTGATGGACCTCGCCGCGGACGCCCTCCAGATGGACCCCGCGGAGATCCGGCGCCGGAACCTCATCCGCACGTTCCCCTACGCGACGGTCACCGGGCACGTCTACGACGCGGGTCAGTACCTGGAGGGCCTGGAGAAGCTGCTGGAACTCGTGGACTACGGAAGGTGGAGGGCGGAGCAGGCGCGGCTGCGGGAGCAGGGGCGCTACCTGGGCGTGGGGATCTGCTGTCTTGTGGACGCCACCGCCCGGGGAGGCGGGTTCTACGGTCGGCTGGGGCTGAAGGCGGCCACCCAGGAGGGCTGCATCCTCCGGGTGGATCCCTCCGGCGGGATCATCGCGGCTTTGGGGACCACCACGCAAGGGCAGGGGCTGCACACGGCGCTCGCGCAGCTCATCGCGGACACCCTCGGGGTTCCCCTGGAGCGGGTCACCGTGGTGATGGGGGATACCGCCACCACCCCATATGGCGGAGGAGCCTGGGCCAGCCGGGGGGCCGTGGCGGGTGGAGCCGTGGCCCTGCTGGCGGCCCGGAGGTTGCGGGAGAAAATCCAGCACATCGCGGCCCACCTGCTGGAAGCCGCGCCGGAGGACATCGAACTGGCGGAGGGACGTGCCTTTGTGCGGGGTACCACGGCCCGCAGTCTGTCGCTGGAGGAGATCGCCCACACCGCCTACTTCGTGGCCGTGGACCTGCCCGCTAGAATGGAGCCAGGCCTGGAGGTGATGGTCCACTGGGAGCCGGAGATCCCCGCCACCTTTGCATATACGGCGCAGGCCATGGTGGTGGAGGTGCAGCCCGAGACGGGGGCCGTGAACATTTTGAAATACGTCGTGGTGGAGGATTGCGGCCCCATCATCAACCCGGGGCTCGTGGACGGGCAGCTGCGGGGCGGAATCCTGCAGGGCCTGGGCCAGGCCCTCTACGAGGACCTCGTGTACGACGCCCAGGGGCAGCTGCTCACCTCCACCCTCCTGGACTACCTCCTTCCCGGGTTCTGTGAGGCGCCGGAAGTGGAGATCCACCACCTCTCGACCCCGTCCACGCGGACCGTGGGGGGGCTGCGGGGGATGGCGGAGAGTGGGACCGCTGGTGCGCCCGCGGTGCTGGCGAATGCGGTGGCGGATGCCCTCAAGCCGTTCGGAGCGGAAGTCACCGCCCTTCCGCTCAGTCCCGCGCGGGTGGCGGAGCTGATACGGGGTCAGAAACCGACGAAAGGAGGGTGAGGCGGATGAAAATCACACGGCGGGAGTTCCTGAGAGGTGCGCTGGCAGGAGGGGCAGCCCTGGCTGTCCCGGAGGCTCTGCGCTCCATCGCCCATGCGGCACCCCGGGAGCCCATCCGCATTGGGTTCCCCGCCCCGCTCACGGGAGCCTTTGCGGACGAGGCGAACTACATGGTACAGGGAGCCACCCTGGCGGTGGAGGAGTTCAACCGGGCCGGGGGTGTGCTGGGCCGGCAGGTGGAGCTCCTCGTGCGGGACGATAGGCTCAGCCCAGATGAGGGAGCCCGGCGTGCGCTGGAGCTCATCGAGCGGGAGCGGGTGCACTTCCTGGCGGGCGTGCTCTCCGCCGCGGTGCAGCTCGCGGTGAACGAGGTGGCCAAGCGCCACCGCCGGATCTTCGTCTCCACCAGCCAGTCGGACAAGATCGTCATGCCTCCGGATTTCAGCCCGTGGACCTTCCACGAGGCCCTCACACCCTGGATGACCTCCACCGCCCTGGCCCGGTATGTCCTGCGGGAGGGCCGCGGAAAGCGGGTGTACATCCTCTATGCAGACTACGCCTACGGACAGGAGCACACCGCCGCCTGGCGCCGCGTGATCGGGGAGGTGGGAGCGACCCTGGTGGGGGTGGATCCACACCCCCTCGGTACCACGGACTACTCCGCATACCTGCCGAAGATCGTGGCAGCCCGTCCTGACGTGCTGGTGCTGAACAACTTCGGAAGGGACATCGTGAATTCCGCCAAGCAGGCGGTGGAACTGGGCCTCAAGCAACGGGCGCAGATCGCGGTTCCCATCATCCCTACCGCCGCAGCCCTGGAGGCGGGTCCGGAGGTGCTCGGAGACGTGGTGTGTGCCTCAAGCTACTGGTGGGAGGTCCAGGAGCGGATTCCCAAGGCGAAGGAGTTCAACACGAAGTTCAGCCGGCGCTTCAACCGGGTGCCCTCGGACTACGCGGCCTACGCCTACAGCGGCGTGCGGGAGCTACTGGAGGCCGTGCAGCGGACCGGAACCACGGACAGCGACCGGGTGGCAAAGGCCATGGAGGGACGCCGCTACGCCCACTACAAGGACACCCAGTACTGGCGCGCGTGCGACCACCAGTCCGTCCAGACCATCTTCCTCCTGCGGGGACGGGAGCGGCCGCGGGGGCCTTATGGGCTCTTCGACATCATCGCCACTGTGGAGGGGGAGCGCGTGATCCCCAGCTGCGAGGCCCTGGGACACCGCTAGGGGAGGAGACGAGGCGGTCCCCGTGAGCGGGCAAGCCCTGTTGCTGCAGCTCGTGACGGGCGTGGTGGTAGGTGCCATCTGGGTGATCGTGGCCATTGGGCTTTCCCTTATTTTCGGGATCCTGCGCATTGTGAACTTCGCCCACGGCGCCTTCTACATGCTCGGAGCATACCTGGCCGCCTTCGCCGTCGGCTGGACCGGACACTTCTGGATTGCTCTCCTCGTGGCTCCCTTGAGCATGGCTGCCTTCGGCGTGCTGGTGGAGCGGGGACTGATCGGGCGGCTCTACGGCCGGGGCCTTGTTTACAGCGTGCTGGCCACCTACGCGGTCAGCCTGGTCGTGATCGAGGGGGTCAAGATCCTGTGGGGAACCGTGGGCCCTCAGTTCCGGGTGCCCGCGGAACTGGCGGGCATGGTGAACCTGGGGTTCAGTCTCTTCCCCAAATACCGGTTGTTCGTGCTCCTGGCTACAGCCCTCACGGTGTTGGGCGTGTGGTGGTGGCTGCACCGCACGCCCATGGGGCTCTTTGTCCGGGCCGCGAGCCAGGACCCTCTGATGACGCAGGCTCTGGGGGTGGACATCGCCCGGGTGCTGGCCGGCGCCTTCGGCGCAGGGGTCGCCCTGGCGGGGCTAGGAGGGACTCTGGCGGGGCCCCTGCGGGGCGTCTTCCCGGAAATGGGGCTCGATATCCTCGTGGAGTCCTTCGTGGTCGTGGTCATCGGAGGGATGGGGAGCCTGCTGGGCGCGGTGGTGGCAGGGCTGCTGGTGGGTGTGGTTCAAAGCTTCACCTTCCTCCTGGCCCCGGTGTTCGCGCACGTGGTCCTCTTCCTCCTCATGATCGCCACCCTGCTGGTTCGGCCCCAGGGTCTGTTCGGCACGGAGTGAGGGGTAGGCATGGAGCTGAAGGTCCCGTCTGAATTGCTCATGACCCGCCGGCCCCTGCAGGCCCTGGCCTTTCCCGCGGCCCTGGTCGCCTTCCTCGTCCTCCTTCCCGTGGGGCTCCCCTACGAGGCCCTGGCAGCCCAGATCCTCGTATACGCCCTGTTCAGCCTGGGTTACAACCTGCTCTTTGGGTACACGGGGCTACTGTCCTTCGGGCACGCGGCCTTCTTCGGACTGGGAGGCTACACCGCGGGGCTGCTGGCCCGGAGGATCACCGCGAACGTGCTGTGGACCCTCCCCGCCGCCGTCGTCGTCGGTGCGGTGGCGGGAGCGGTGGTGGGGTTTTTCTGTCTCCGCCGGCGGGGGGACTACTTCTCCCTCATGACCCTGGCCTTCGGGCAGCTTCTGTACTTCATCGCGCACCAGTGGCGGGAGCTGACGGGGGGTGATGACGGTCTGCGTGGGATCCCCACGGCCTACCTGCAACTGGGACCGTGGACGTTCCCGCTGGAGAGCTCCCGGGACGTCTACGTCCTCATCGCCACGCTGACCTTCGCGGGGTTCCTAGGCTTCCGGAGGTTGCTCCGCTCCCCCTTTGGCAGCGCCCTGCAGGCCATCCGGGAGAACGAGCTCCGGGCGGAGGCCGTGGGCTACGACACCTTTCGTCTGAAGCTGTGGGCCTTTGTGCTCTCCGCGGCCCTGAGCAGCGCCGCGGGGGCCCTGAACGTGTACCTCCTGAAGTTCGTGGGCCTCAACAGCCTGCACTGGACCACTTCCGGTTACGCGGTTCTGATCACCATCCTGGGAGGAGCGGGGACGCTGCTGGGACCCCTCGTGGGAGCCCTAGCCTTCGTGGGGCTGCAGGACGTCCTCAGCGCCATTCCCGCCATCGTGGACCGATGGCCCTTTTTTGTGGGGCTGCTGTTCATTGTGTGCGTCCTGGTGTTCCCGCACGGGATCTGGGGGACTGTGGAGCGGCTGCAGGCCCGGCTGCGGTGGCGTGCGGTTCCAGGAGGGGTGGAGGGATGACGGCACCGGTGCTCGCAACGGAGCGGCTGACCCGGCGGTTCGGATCCCTGGCCGCGGTGGACGAGGTGAGCCTAGCCTTGTGGCCCGGGGAGATCCGGGGGATCATCGGACCGAACGGGGCCGGCAAGAGTACCCTCCTCCGCTTGATGGCGGGAGAGATCCGGCCGAGCGCGGGGAGGATCCTCTACCGGGGCCAGGACATAACGGGCCGGTCCATGTACCAGCTGGCGCGAAGCGGTATTGTGAAGTCCTTTCAGATCACGCAGGTGTTCCCGAACCTCACCTGCCTGGAGAACGTCCGGGTGGTGGTCCAGGGACCCGGTCGGGCGTGGAACTTCTGGCAGCGGGTGGATCTGGATCGGACCACCCTGGAGCGGGCGGAAGCCCTGCTGGCCCGGGTGGGGCTGTACGGGAAGCGGGAC includes the following:
- a CDS encoding xanthine dehydrogenase family protein subunit M, which gives rise to MKPAPFRYVRPQTRMEAMEALARYGEDAKVLAGGQSLVPLMNLRLARPKVLVDINRVAELGTLERRDGVLILGALVRHRQVERDVRVTEACPILSRAAAHIGFPAVRNRGTVGGSLAHADPAAELGCVLLATGAVVVLESTDGRREVPIEDLFVGPYTTCIRPEELLVEVRVPVFGETTRWGFAEFTRHEGGFALALAACVLHLDGQGRVAAARVAVGGAGPVPVRLREAEQVLQGAPLSEERVAEAASFACAVEGYDDVHAPAWYRQRLAGWLVRRVLQQAVGEEM
- a CDS encoding (2Fe-2S)-binding protein, encoding MDRISIALSVNGKPYQLAVEPRRLLADVLRRDLGFTGVHLGCEHGVCGACTVLLDGEVVRSCLMFAVQADGYEILTVEGLNTSGELHPVQRAFIEEFGFQCGFCTPGMILSAYRLLQEHPNPSEYEIRRALAGNLCRCTGYVDIVRSVQRAAVLLTQREAYRAP
- a CDS encoding xanthine dehydrogenase family protein molybdopterin-binding subunit, with the protein product MLPSGRYVGQRVPRWEDRRFVEGRGRYLDDLSLPDQVEVAFARSPYAHARIRRIDLQAARSHPEAIGVYAWEDLRDLLRPYWTMPRGPIRQARVTPLASEKVRWVGEPVAVVVARDRYVAEDLCELVTVEYEPLAPVVDALEAMKPDSPRLYEEWPDNVVSHQTFQAGNPEAELRGCAVVVRKRFRSNRVTAVPLEGRGVLARWDPREETLTVWMGHQDVHLARAVLSEILGLPLSRIRVVSPDVGGAFGIKLPIYPEEMVVCALSRLLGRPVKWVQDRRESLLGDTHAREAVVDVEAGFDAAGKLRAMRIHVISDAGAYAVAGRGPIIEGSMLARELPGPYDLRHYAYTLDVVMTNKAPVAVYRGVAIPVSTFVMERVMDLAADALQMDPAEIRRRNLIRTFPYATVTGHVYDAGQYLEGLEKLLELVDYGRWRAEQARLREQGRYLGVGICCLVDATARGGGFYGRLGLKAATQEGCILRVDPSGGIIAALGTTTQGQGLHTALAQLIADTLGVPLERVTVVMGDTATTPYGGGAWASRGAVAGGAVALLAARRLREKIQHIAAHLLEAAPEDIELAEGRAFVRGTTARSLSLEEIAHTAYFVAVDLPARMEPGLEVMVHWEPEIPATFAYTAQAMVVEVQPETGAVNILKYVVVEDCGPIINPGLVDGQLRGGILQGLGQALYEDLVYDAQGQLLTSTLLDYLLPGFCEAPEVEIHHLSTPSTRTVGGLRGMAESGTAGAPAVLANAVADALKPFGAEVTALPLSPARVAELIRGQKPTKGG
- a CDS encoding ABC transporter substrate-binding protein; amino-acid sequence: MKITRREFLRGALAGGAALAVPEALRSIAHAAPREPIRIGFPAPLTGAFADEANYMVQGATLAVEEFNRAGGVLGRQVELLVRDDRLSPDEGARRALELIERERVHFLAGVLSAAVQLAVNEVAKRHRRIFVSTSQSDKIVMPPDFSPWTFHEALTPWMTSTALARYVLREGRGKRVYILYADYAYGQEHTAAWRRVIGEVGATLVGVDPHPLGTTDYSAYLPKIVAARPDVLVLNNFGRDIVNSAKQAVELGLKQRAQIAVPIIPTAAALEAGPEVLGDVVCASSYWWEVQERIPKAKEFNTKFSRRFNRVPSDYAAYAYSGVRELLEAVQRTGTTDSDRVAKAMEGRRYAHYKDTQYWRACDHQSVQTIFLLRGRERPRGPYGLFDIIATVEGERVIPSCEALGHR
- a CDS encoding branched-chain amino acid ABC transporter permease, producing the protein MSGQALLLQLVTGVVVGAIWVIVAIGLSLIFGILRIVNFAHGAFYMLGAYLAAFAVGWTGHFWIALLVAPLSMAAFGVLVERGLIGRLYGRGLVYSVLATYAVSLVVIEGVKILWGTVGPQFRVPAELAGMVNLGFSLFPKYRLFVLLATALTVLGVWWWLHRTPMGLFVRAASQDPLMTQALGVDIARVLAGAFGAGVALAGLGGTLAGPLRGVFPEMGLDILVESFVVVVIGGMGSLLGAVVAGLLVGVVQSFTFLLAPVFAHVVLFLLMIATLLVRPQGLFGTE
- a CDS encoding branched-chain amino acid ABC transporter permease, whose translation is MELKVPSELLMTRRPLQALAFPAALVAFLVLLPVGLPYEALAAQILVYALFSLGYNLLFGYTGLLSFGHAAFFGLGGYTAGLLARRITANVLWTLPAAVVVGAVAGAVVGFFCLRRRGDYFSLMTLAFGQLLYFIAHQWRELTGGDDGLRGIPTAYLQLGPWTFPLESSRDVYVLIATLTFAGFLGFRRLLRSPFGSALQAIRENELRAEAVGYDTFRLKLWAFVLSAALSSAAGALNVYLLKFVGLNSLHWTTSGYAVLITILGGAGTLLGPLVGALAFVGLQDVLSAIPAIVDRWPFFVGLLFIVCVLVFPHGIWGTVERLQARLRWRAVPGGVEG
- a CDS encoding ABC transporter ATP-binding protein; protein product: MTAPVLATERLTRRFGSLAAVDEVSLALWPGEIRGIIGPNGAGKSTLLRLMAGEIRPSAGRILYRGQDITGRSMYQLARSGIVKSFQITQVFPNLTCLENVRVVVQGPGRAWNFWQRVDLDRTTLERAEALLARVGLYGKRDLPAYALSHGEQRHLEIAMALAMDPVVLLLDEPTAGMSAEEIQSTMKLLQDVARERTIVIVEHKMPVIMNLCQRITVLHFGRILAEGTPEEIQASEEVQAVYLGRARG